A region of the Streptomyces sp. NBC_00442 genome:
AGCGGACGCTGCCCTGGCGCCGACAACGGTGGACTTCGAAGTACGAGGCGCGGCGGAGCCCGGCGCTCCCGTGCTCGGCCGTCCGCCAACAATTCCGTTGCGTCCCTCGCCGGCCGTTCCCGCCGCTCCCGCGCGCGAGGGCGCCTTTCCCTCGACTCGTGGGGTCCCTCCCGAGACGCCTCGTCCCATCGGCGACTGGCCGATCGTGGAGGACTGCTCGCCGCTTCTGCCCTCCGGTACTGAAGGCCCCAGGCGCCCCACGGGATTCGTGGTGTTCCGTCCCGTGGTGCCCCCTCCCGTCGCGTCGGCCCTGCCTCCAGCGTGCTCAGTCGCGACGGGCCCATGCCCGGCCTCGAAAGCCCGTGCCGAGCCGTTCGCCGTCGGTTTCGAGAAAACACTGCCAGGAGGGAACGCAGGGATCGGACCAGGGCCGGCCACGGTTACTGGTGAAGTCGGCGTCGCCACGGCCTGGTTCTGAGCAGGCATAGGCATGGGAGCAGCATCGTTGATCTCCGTACTCACCGGCCCATGGGCAGAGCCACCCCCCGGAAGCGTGGAGTGGGCTGTCGTTCCCGTTGCCGTAGGGCTGCCGGTGATCTCCATTCGAGTGTGGTTCCCGCTCGGATGGAGATCTGCTGAGTGACGCACTCCAGACGCGTCCTGCGACGCGTGTCGGGTCGCTCCTCCCGGAAAGGGGTGCTCGGGATCCTCGATGGTGCGCCCTTTCTCCGGCGGCACCCCCACCTCCGGCATCGGCTGAAAGACAGGCGGCTGCTGCGCAGCCAGCGTCTGCTCGGAGACGGAATAGAACGACGACAGACGGTTCATCTGGTTGATCGCCTCCTGGCGATCCTGCTCCACCTTCACCGCCGCCTCGTACTCCGCGTTCCCCGCGACCCGCTTCGTCGCCGGAAGGTCCGTCGCCTTCACCGGCTCGGCGCGGTGGTCCCGTGGCGGCATCGCGTGGCGGACGGACGCCAGGCCCGTGCCGGCCGCGCTGATCTGGACGCCGGCCGTGCCGGCGAAGTCGCCCAGGCTCCTGGCGTGGTTGGCGAGGTTCTTGCCCCAGTCGCGGAAGGCGTTGCCGGACTCGCCCTCCCAGTCGACGCGCGCGACGTCCTTGTCGAGCGCGCCGGCGGCCTCGGTGATCGCTTCGTGGGCGGCGAACAGTGCCTCACCGGCACTGGTCAGGTGCTCCGGGTTGGTGTTCTCCACCAGGTCGATCATCTGGTTGAGCTGGTGGCCCTCGAAATCGGTGGTTCCGAAGAAACGCGGTGCCGCGCCGAAGGGGAACATGCCGGACAGCGCCTGCGACGCCGCCGAGGTCATGTCGGTGACACTCACTTGCCGGCTGACGCGCTGCTCGTCCGTGAGCGGCGGCGCCTGCGGCGGGGAGGCCTGCGGTTTCTTGTCGGTCATCGCTACCACCCCGTCCCGGATGTCCTGTCGTCGGTGCGCTGCGCGTCCGGATGGCCGGCCTTCGCGCGCTTCGCCGCGTCCGCGTCGTAGTCGATCCTGGACTGGATCGCCCAGAACCGCTGCCGGGTCTCCTCGTCCAGGTTGTCGAACCCGACGTCCGCCCCGTGCACGGCGATCCCCATCGCCTCGATCTGGAGGCTGAGGGACTTCGACAGCGAGGTCAGGTGTTCGTGGACGCGGTGGTACTGGGTGTAGAGGCCGTCCGCTTCGGGGAACGCCGCGCCTGCGGCACTGAAGGAGGCGCGGGGGATCTGGTGGGACGCGAGCTTCGTGGCGCTGCCGTGCGACTCCTCGAAGGTGGTGAGCACCGTGTCCACGCGGCCCTTGAAGGTCTTCAGCGCCTCCAGGCCGCGGCTGAGGTCAGCTGTCATTGCGGCCGCCCTCACCCGTGCCGGCAGGACGCCGTCCCATGACACTCCTCCCCGTCACGCAATTCCCGTTCGCCCTCGTGCGATCCGGCCGTACCGGAATGTGATCGTCACTCCTCATCGGCACCGCTTGACACACCGCAATCACTCTAACCAACGCCCGCCCCTCACCCAACAGGGAATTACCGGGCACAAGTTGACGGAGGCCGACTGCAACGACTCCGTGTCGCTTCGGCGACTCGGTCCCCCCAGTTCGCTCAAAGCTACGAGGAGTTGGCCGACCAGGCATGAGTACTTCTACTCAGTTCCTTTCCGCCACCCGCCGGCTCCTGCGTCGCGCGTCCCTGATCGCCACCGCCGTGCCGCCCAGCACCGCCGCCAGGACCGCCGCCCCGGTCGCCACGTACATGGCGAGGCGCTGCGTGCGTTCCTCGTCGGTCTCGCCGAGGTGGAGAGCCGCGGGGGTGGGGGCGCGGGCGGGGGTGACGCCCTCGTGGGCGACCGGGGACTCCAGGGGGTGGTCGTCCTCGGTGAGGGCGCGGACCGGGTCGACGACGCCCCAGCCGACCAGACGGTCGTGTCCGGACACCGAACGTTCCGCGGTCTGCTGGATCTGCGTGACGATCTCGCGCTGGGTCCAGCGGGGATGCTTGGCCTTGATGAGCGCCGCCACTCCCGCGACGTAGGGCGCGGAGAAGCTCGTACCGTTGTCGGCGCAGTGGCCGCCGCCGGGCACGGTGGAGACCATGTCGACGCCCGGCGCGGCCACGCCGACGAACTCACCGGACTGCGAGAAGGCCGCCCGTTCGTTGTTGCGGTCGGAGGCGGCGACCGCGAGGACGCCCGGGTAGGACGCGGGATAGGTCGACTTGACGTTGCCGCCGAGGCCGTCGTTGCCCGCCGAGGCGACCACCACGATCTGGTGGGCCAGGGCCGCGTCCACCGCCTGCTTGAGGGTGGCCGCCGGTGCCACCGCGTTCGCCGTGTCCTGCGAGATGTTGATGACGTCGGCGCCCGCGTCGATCGCGTAGCGGATGGCGTCGGCCAGGGTCTGCGCCGTGCCGTGGCCGTCGGCGTCGTTCTGCTGGATGGGGATGATCGTGGCGTCGGGGGCGAGCCCGACGAACCCCGTGTTCTTGGCGGGGCGGGCCGCGATGATCCCGGCGACCCTCGTGCCGTGTCCCACGGTGTCCGTCGTGCCGTTCTCGGCGCCGCGCGGGAGCGGCCGGTTGTCGGGGTCCTTGAGGTCCTTGGGCAGGTAGTTCTTGCCCTTGGAGGCGTCGACGGCACCGGTCAGCTGGGGGTTCTTGATGTCGACGCCCGTGTCGATCACCGCGACCTTCACGCCCTTCCCGGTCGACTGGTGCCAGAGCTCGTCCAGGAGCACGCGCTGGAGCGCCCAGGGGCGGCCCGCGTACGGCTTGGAGGGGAAGGTGCACTGGTCGCCGACGCCGCCGTCGGCGGGGACGACGGGAGTGACGGGA
Encoded here:
- the mycP gene encoding type VII secretion-associated serine protease mycosin encodes the protein MVYALKSLALSAAAALTVLAGPTAAAAAIPVISVPPVTPVVPADGGVGDQCTFPSKPYAGRPWALQRVLLDELWHQSTGKGVKVAVIDTGVDIKNPQLTGAVDASKGKNYLPKDLKDPDNRPLPRGAENGTTDTVGHGTRVAGIIAARPAKNTGFVGLAPDATIIPIQQNDADGHGTAQTLADAIRYAIDAGADVINISQDTANAVAPAATLKQAVDAALAHQIVVVASAGNDGLGGNVKSTYPASYPGVLAVAASDRNNERAAFSQSGEFVGVAAPGVDMVSTVPGGGHCADNGTSFSAPYVAGVAALIKAKHPRWTQREIVTQIQQTAERSVSGHDRLVGWGVVDPVRALTEDDHPLESPVAHEGVTPARAPTPAALHLGETDEERTQRLAMYVATGAAVLAAVLGGTAVAIRDARRRSRRVAERN